In the genome of Arachis stenosperma cultivar V10309 chromosome 2, arast.V10309.gnm1.PFL2, whole genome shotgun sequence, the window AATCAAGTCCTCTTTCAGTTGTCTATGCTACTGCTTATTTCGAAATTTGGCATTTTTTTGGAGAAATTGATGGTATGGTACAAAATCTTCCTCTCCCAGCTGAGATTGTGATAAGCCATTTTCGACATCATCATACTCTAAGCCTTGAACAAAATTTCCTGCATAAGTGTCTCTTTCATCCTCAACAGTCATATTATGCAATATAATCAAGCTCTCATTATGTtggcaagcttcttctttttccaaaAGCGAGCTGGACCACGTATAATTGCAAAGCGTGCTTGCAACATTTCGAATGCTCGCTCTACATCTTTATTTTGCCCTTTTTGGTATTGTGCAAATAACTTGCGTTTCTCCCCTTATGGCTTTGAGATTGATTTGACAAATGTGGTCCATTCAGGATAAATACCATCTGCTAAATAGTATCTCATAGTATAATTATTACCATTAATAGTATAATTTACCTCTGGAGCACGGTCATTTAGAATATCATCGAACACTAGAGAACGATCTAACATGTTGATATTGTTATTTGAACCAGAAACTCCAAAGAACGCATGTCATATCCAAAGGTCTGAAGATGCTACAACCTCAAGTACTATGGTTGCAACCCCACGATAACCACTCATGTACATACCTTTCCATGCCTTTGGACAATTTTTTCATTACCAATGTATGCAGTCAATGCTACCCAACATGCCAGGAAAGCCACGACCCTCCGCTATTTGTAGCAGGCGTCGTACATCATTTGGATTTGATTTTCGCAAATATTCATCCTCGAACACCGAAATGACACCTTCAACAAATTTTTCCAAGCATTCAATTGTAGTGCTCTCGCCTATGCGCACATAATCATCAACAACATCAGCTGCTATGCCATATGCTAACATCCGTATCGCAGCGGTACATTTTTGGAGTGGTGACAAGCCTCTTCTTCCAACTGCATCAACCCTCTGTTGGAAATACGGACAGACGTTTGAGAGAGCGTCTACTATCCGAAGGAACACATGTCTTCTCATTCGAAATCTCCGTCGAAAAATGTCAGCATTATACACCGGTTCATCTGCAAAGTAATCTTGAAAAAGGCGATCATGTCCTGCTTCTCGATCTCTGTTGATCCATCTACGAGGAGTTGGAATAGAGCTTCTGAATCTTTGAATAAACACTCATCGATCCAATTATCTATGAGTGTGTTATCTTGCCGTCTTCTTTTGCCATATCATCAAAATTTCTAGCCTTATCTTGAAATGTAATTTTTAGTACTCTTTCGAGGTGAAAAATAAGAGTTGAAATGGAGTTGCAGAGTTATTGATAGTTGATATTTATAAGTGTGTCTGCAACAAGTACCTACTTTTCAACGGCTACTTAACGGATAGTTTTGCAACGGCTACTTAACGGCTAGTTTTGCAACGGCTACTTAACGGTCACTTTCATGAACAATAACGGCACAATAATATTGGCTAATTTAAAAagttacataaaaaataaataaaatagattacATCACATACCAATAATACGcaataaaaataagaacatactACGTAACTCTACGAACACAAGGAACTATTAAGTAAACAACTTCGCGATTATTTTTTCACATGCAATCTCATGAAGAGCTCGTCGTTTTTCACTCATTGTAGATGTGTCAGCATTAAGTATTTGCATATCCATTTCCCTTTTCCTTTCCTTAGCCATCCTTTCCATTTCCCTTTCTTTTGCATTTATCTCCATTGCTTTAATTATAGTTACAAAAATCGAACCGGTGATCAAACCGGTCAACCTACTGGTTTACTGGTTTATTGGTTCAACCGATAAATTACTGGTTGAACCGATAAAACCGGtctcatataaataaaaaatataaaataatcaaaaacttaaaattaaaatttgaaatacataTCTACATTAACATTTTATGAAAAATCAAGTCTCAAATTCTAAACATAACTAATAGAAAAACGTAGAATTTATCAATACTACTACAATAGTATCTTAATTTGACACAATAAAAGTAACAATTCATTCATAAAGCTTGTCATCTAACTATAATATCAGTAGATTTTAACACTagcatcaaaacaaataattttaatcACAATACTAGCATTTAAATAGATCAAgcaaattaataaatttttagtaaactttatatttatattaataatggtacataattaaaatataattaatacaaaaaattaaaaattaaaaattaaattaaattagttatttataatattatataattgaatgtatactatataattattatttgacATACGTAAGAGCAAGGAACATGGTAGCTCAGTGGCAAGGGAAAGAGGTTGCATTCCTAAGGTTCTAGGTTTGAATTCTTGTTTTTTATCATTGCCGCTTGagtttttaattcttgttttttCATTACCGCTTGAATTTGTAACTCCTTTTCCTTCATTGCCATAACTTTTGCTCTATGTGCCctctcctcttctctttcttttttcctatCCATTAGTTCCTTTTCTCTAACATTTTTAATATCTTCTATGAGAGATAGTTTTTTAACAATCgatgatttttttttgctaAGATCTTCAGACATTTGTGCCTTTTCCTTACCTTTTTGCTTACTCTTCTTTGATCCTTGTGGACGAATGGGAGAGTCCACATTGGGTTCGTCTGTCAACGGTGTATCTGGATTTGATGAGGATGAGTATGCACTGAATTGAATTGGAAACGGCAGAAATGTTGGAGTAACATTTCTGACAGAGGGGGTTAAATATGGATGAAAATGGAAAATATGGTGtttgtgaattttgattttgtggTTGGAATATAGGAAATTAATTATTGTAAGGAgcttgaaaattgaaattaggaagattttgtgaatttggatTTTGAAACATATTTGGTAGTGTGAAGTTTTGATTTGGAACTTGAGAGTTTGAGGTTTGAGATTGTTGGATATTTGGAGTTTGAGAAAAGTTTtgtaaataattgaaaaaagagttgagttggtttggatccattttttcgaacaaaaaataatatcagCAGAACTTTGATTTCGTAAActtggaagaagatgaagaagagtagaagaaagtGTGAGAATAGAAGTGTATGTAAGTGGTATATATAgagtaataaaatattaatttattaataataatggTAACATAGTAACGGCTAGTTTCCAGCGGCTAATTTTGCAACGGCTAATTTTACAAcgactaattttaataatgtagttagtattttaaattttaaaaataaaaattatttaataaattaattatgatttaattatttaattatgtaagtattagcattttaattatttaatctaactaattattataattattaacaaattaattatatttaattatttaattaattaatataaattattaattaaatagagatataattatttaatataattatttaattatttcaaatttcatataattatttatttttaataataactTACCAAATAGCAAGTTATTATTGGTTACAATGAGTGTCTTTAAACATAGACTTTCTCTTCTTGAATAATGTGTTGAGACTTAATAATGATATGCTCCAACGGTAAATCCCCAAAGTGTAAGAAAAAGTTGAATGAACCAGCCGTTGGAGGTGCTCTTAGATTAAGAGGGTCTGGCTGATCTTgttcttttgtgtttttcgctgtTTCTTTGTCTTGTTAGTTGTCTGATTTCTCTTGTTCATTGGGTCGGTCCTTGACCCCGCTCTCttcactaaattttttttttctctttttcaaatttaaactaTGCAATCTAACTATACATACCAGATATAAATAATATGGTTTGAATTTGCTAGATTTCATGTCCAAAACTAAATCAAAACCCAAACTCAAATTACAGTTGATAGTAGTCTAATACACTATCATTATCATGATCATTCATTAGATGTTTCCAATACGgtttaaaacaaatttaaagACATCATTCTAACCAAAATtatatgatttattatatttataccagatcttttatttaattattaaatttggtCTAAATTTAGGATTAGATTGAATTAGATTCCTTCAATATCCAATCAATTCCAAATAATTTATACTATCTTCAccatatgaaaaaataaaaactcatCTTCTGTGTTAGATAGTtataaaacataattaaaattaaattcatagtTGGAATAACGTATTGAAAGTTGAACTATTGTGATTACACTAcataaattaactaaaataatttcatgatcttaaataattaaattaaaatatcaaatcTTCAGGATTAGTTAGTTATGAAacataattaaaattgaattcATAGCTCAAATAATGTAATGAGAGAGAATATAGgccaacataaaaataaaaaaattagtctaGCTCAATTTAGGTTTGAACATGACCAATTGTCTAGCttaaatataatatacaaaCTCCATATCAATATGACAATATGGGAATTACAATATGACAATATGGGAATTACAGGTTGTTTGCCTCGAACAAAAAGTTACTTTGTTTCAATGACTTCAATACATGCCATCCATCTCAATTCTAATTTCTGAACTTCAACCTAAGACATCAAAGTCCCAGACCCAACATTTAACAATTATAACGACCACCATGTGCTAataatgcaaaaaaaaattgcataaaGATAATGAGtgtttgaagagaaaattaattCAGGGCAAATGGAATGTTCTAATTAGGGGTAAAAAGATTCACATACCTATGTCCACAATCTTATGAAATACCAACTGATATAAATAGTTGCCCTAAATAGTTATTTACAAACAAACTCGAGATTGATTTCAACCACGGCCAATATTGCTggtgaaataaaataaaccttaaGCACTGCTCCAAATTATTCAACTACAGACTATTGGTTACTTTTCCGTATGTATCAAATATAGTTCCAAGTATTATTTAGCCAAGCGGGGTGCAACTTTTGTAATGGCTCATGTCTCAGTGTGAACACTGAAGTGAACAAAGAGGTCACTTGCTGAAGCTGAAATACTTCAGTTGTTTGCAGCATAGCACTCTTTCATCCTATACAAGGTCCAATAGAGGGGCATCTGAAAACTATACGCAGACCAGTAAAACCAGCTGCACTTCAGATCGGTTGTGACAACCCTGCACgaaaaaataaacaaagcaaAGTACTTGTAAGACTAAGAAATAAAGCCATTGTGAATGCACACTCAAGATTGATGACAAAGACGAGGAGATGCTAACCTTGTAAGTAAGTTGAACATAAATGTTTTTGTCTATAATTCTGAATTTCTGAGGATCATTTGTTGGAATACAAAGTTTCCTCAATCCTCCTAATTACTACACTCAGACTGGCACCACTTTCCAATGCTTTAACGGCAGCTCGGTGCGCAGCTCTGTGCCACTTTAGCAAATTATAAGATTGCAAAACCGACCATCTTGCTTGATTAGACATCTGCTCAAGGCAAGAACGTTAAGGCTAAAATTTCAGTATCACGTATGAACATATACCATCAGAACAGGGGTGTCAATTGTGCACTGTGGAGATACCTCAGCTATAGATAATGGGGGCTCCAAAAGAAGACAGATGTTTCTGAATAGgttttcatcattttctcccCCCTCTGCCTCACCATAAACAAGAGCTTCAGCTGCAATGCCAGCAAAAAGTACCATGCAGTACCTAAACCATGAGTTGCATACTACATTAGTAACACATGAATCCTCAGTGAAAAAGAGAAAGTCGAGAAAACAGAAAATGTGCATGATGGGAAAGGATCAGCTCAAAAGTTTACAGACAATCAAATTTTTCTGCTTAATATCTTATTATCTTGTCAAATTAGAGCCAGTTCTTGCGAAGGAAAATTTGTTCTTCAACACACAGATATTGACCAGAACTGGAATCATAAGAGTGAACATTTTAGCAACTATGTGTATATGTCTATAAGATATATAACAGGTTGATAACTAAATCCAGAGTTACTAACAAAATCAACTTAACTTTCTTATTACAGTTTGTGGAACAAAAATGCTCTTTGAACACCAAAAACCAGTCATCATATAATATAGGCTCTGTATTTTCTATTTCAACACATATATATAGGCTCTGCATTTCATGAAGGATGGAATATTCTAAGAAAATCTTCttcgtttttcttttttctttttccttttagcGACAACTGTTGGTAGGgataaattgaaaatttgtaTCCAATATAGAAAAATCTTCCAAACTTTTCATTTTAAgaacaaaaattgaaaatttggtgaaGTTATAGGAATTTATACAGTAATTAAACCTAGCTTGGAGGATTAACAGAATCAGACACCTCCCACTCGTATCAAAAAGAGATATCAACCTTTAAAGcgaaagataaaagaaaatatgtTTTATAGATTCATGGGCAAATATAACAATACCAAATTTGTTTAATGTTATGTAACTCAATGAAAAACAGACAAAGTAAATCCTTCCTAACTTATACACCATTAAATCATACGAATAACTCATCAGCAAGTACTTACTGCTTAGGACAGCCTCACAAACATAACAGAGACACAAGGGAcactaaatattaaaatttaataaagaaAATGGATACAGAAAACATTCATGGTATCATAAATTAATTCTTAGTATAGTATCATGTATACACTCCAACCTTACCAACTTTCCATttctcataataaaaaaatattacgtAAATTTTAATATAGACCAACACTTTTTgagatttttcttttaaattttcatagaacaaaaataaaaagagctTTGTTCATGCTATTCCCCACTAtattagaaacaaaataaaatacttGTCAAATTGAATACTTAAATAAGTGTCATTAGGATCTGGTATAAGGTCCAAGATGGGTACGTGTTTGACATGTGGAGCCATACCAAAATAGTATAGCTATACTTTATTTCAATAAtgtttactatatatatatatatataatggtatATTCACCTGTCAAAAGCTGTGCCCTCAAGTCGGCCTTCAGCAAGATCGCTGGCAACCTTCTCATCCCAAAACTGAGTCCCTGCCTAAAAGAATACGAATTTACTGCAACTAAACCTATGTTAATACTTAACGGAAAAACTATTATATGGAAAGCATATTGATATGAGggggaaaaaaagaaagaacaagAATCAATAGAATCTATATTTGTATCAAATCAGTCGGAAAAgcctttgttgttgttgtaagTATACAAGTGCAACCTACTATAAATAATCCATTATTGTCTTACTGATGACACTGCTATATGACCACTGAACATCATTTTACTTACAAAACAAGTATACACTCTAACATGAAGTGGTTATCCTTCATTTTTTTACAAACTTTGTTCAAAAGTGTATTTTGTATCACGAGAAGTGGTTAACAAGGAATTTCATTCTACGTCAAAGCGCATTTAAGGCAGTTAAAATTTATATCATCAAATTGATCAAGGGCAGACGGACAGTAATGAGGGGAAGgagaaaataacatagaagaagaaaggaatataTAGAGGGGGGATGAGAGACAGGAAAACAAAGATAGCACCAAGTATTTTACTCAAAAACAAGAACACATCAGACATAAATAATATACTATGATGCCACAAAAATAAACTGTTAGAAGCAACAAAATGTTGCATGATGAATAAAGGAGGAAAAAGATACCTGTCCTTGAATGCCCATTTGCATTGCAACTATTGGATCTAAAATTACTCCTCGAATTGGGCAACCCATCAGATATGCTTAAATTTCATTAGAGATGAACCTTGTAAGACGTCATGCACAAAGATATGTGCAGTATTTAACATCTAAAGCCCATGTAAAACAACAGAATCTACCTGTTAGGAGATGTCCTGCTTCATGAATGAGAATACGCCGTCGATATGGTGGCCAGTAACTTGAGATTTGAGCTAAACAAGTACCACCAAGGAATGCAGAATCTGCAAAGGCTAGACCTAATATAACTGCAAGGTTGGGCCTGAGGTCAATACCTTGTGAAATGAGAAAGGACACTCCACCAAGAAAAGCAACCAAGGCAGTGCTTGAACTAGGCGAAAGACCCCACTTCTTTGGAGCAAGTTTAGTCACTGTACAAAAAACAAAGCAAGGGAGAACTAAATCGTATAGCCATTTTTTTCCAGCTGTATATAACTGTGAATAAGTAATCTTCATTTCTCTATAACATGACTGAAACAGGACATCGAGCAATTTACATCTGTGAGGAACTTATCCTGTTCATATGCACACCTTCCAAGCCAGTTGAAGAGCTCAAGACATCTGGTGTTATGTTCCTTGAACCCTCCAAAACTGTAGAAGATGAAAACCGAAAAGGAGGTTAAGGAAAAGTCTGAGAAATTCTAACAACTCTAAGCATAAGCTTCCAAAGTTTACACCATCATCATAACAATAGTGATTATGAAACAACTAACAATAGAACAAACCATGTAAAATAAACATCAAACTtggtaaaattaaaaaaaatgcatgTGTAGCAGGAAAAGCTTGCTTTGATTCATTTATAGAATAAGAATTCCAGTCTCATTAGAAGCGAAAGTTTGAATACATCATATATGTGAAAGAGTTAGCACACTCTACAGAACAATGCTGAGGAAATCCAAAAATGTACAACTTCTGAATGGCGATTCATAATTTCCGATAATCTAAAATTTgacaaataaaaggaaaaatctATGGTGGTACCAAATAACAGCATTAGTTACTGTACACACATCAAACCGATTTAAGGTTTCGCACTTCAAACTCCCAAAAGCCTTCTACTACCAAACTCTTGATGCACATATTTTAAAGGTGAATAAATAAATGAgattaattttgatgcactttatGTAATTAGATTCATGCCTTTAGGCAAATATTCAAAAAGTGAGTTTGAAAATAGTTACTTTTAATGATAAAACAATACACAATTAGATATCTATCTAGAACTCATCTGCACTTACACTTTCAGTATAAAATCCTAACAAACTATTCATTTGTTTAGGATACATAATCtataagaaaaaggaaaagatgtCATTAATGCTATGATTCAAATGCAAAGCTAACAGAGTTGCTTATGTACTGCATGTTTTCTGtacataatataaatatatatataattataaaatcagcTTAAAGTGTAGCCTAAGAGCCTATTAATTTTGAACAACTCAAATGATTAAAAGAACAAAACTACTTTTTCCCCCTTTTCAAATATGATATTATCATATATGAAGAACTGTAAATAAAAATGAAtcttaaagaaatataaaaacttACCAATGTTCCTGCATTTTCCAAAATTGGGCAAGAAACCCCGATCCTTGAGGAACCTGTATGCATTGGCAACAAGCTTCATGTCATCAGCATTCAAGCATGTGTCAAGCACCTCCCAATCCTTTTGCGGCCCAAACAGCTCCAACTCGCGGAACCGGGACCGAGTAGACTCAGTGATTGAAGCATCGGTTGATGGCTCAATTGGGTTTTGAGTTTCGAGAGTTTTGAGGAACTTGAGGGCTCCGGCAAGGTCCTTCCGCTTCACGGCCTCCTCGTACTCCCCCCATTCTCGGAAGGCCCCTCGTGGCCAGCAAGTGCGGGAGCGTTCACGAGTTGGTGGAGGGAAAGTGAGGGAAAATGGAAGGAGAGTGGAAAACTAAGGAAGCAAGTCAAGGAGAGGATGAAAACATGATTTAAGGGGAAATTTTTTATACTTGATTTCAGGAAAATTTAATATCTATTGAATATGGTTCATCTAGGATAATTTTTAAGTAATATCAGTTTGTATTCTTACTAATGACTCTCCTGGACATAAAAACCCATGTACTTCTGTACCTACTTAATGATGATCAGAGCATAAAGGATGGTTAACAATACAACCAAAGGTTATTATCTTACTAAGTACAACTTGATCAAACAAATTAGAAgcatttatatataaatataaattaaagctTTAATTTCAAAAAGTAGAAAATAACAGCTGCATAGTTCGCACAGTTGAAAATCCATAATCATGAATTCTGGAAATTTACATAATCATAACATAATTCAAccaaataataaacaaaaaacacCAAAAAACAATAGAAGATACCTGCAGAGGCATATCCAATGGGGACTCGGTGCAGGAGCAGGGAAGTCGACAAGCAGAGAATAAAGAGGAATAGGAGATCTGTGGAGGCCGGCGGAGAGCGAATATTGCATATGGCagattaaattcaataatttggaatgaaaataaAGCAAAGGCAGAAAAAATAGGAAACAATAAAACGAAAATGGAAGCTGACAAAACAGAAACAAAAAGAGAATTGGAAAAAAATGGCTGCGGAACATGTTGGTTACCTCTATAGAACGGTACGAAGAGAGGGTAGGGATGGCGGTACGAAGGGAGAAGAGGCCACCGTGCGGGTGTAGAAGTGTGAGGGTCAGAGTGGGTCTTGAGGACGCGCTGAGTGAATCCTATGCCATGGCTAAGGGACTCGGGGAAAAAGAATCTACTACGCTGGTAAAGCGATAAAGATATACGGTAATGCATGCTTATTTGAAGGGCAAATGACAATAATAAGCCAACTAAGCCAACTGGAGCCAAATATTATAGGAATAAGCTAAATCAAAAATTGCTTCATGAATTTATCAATGTAGATTTATATGTAGTTCGAATAAGTTAAATTCGAATTTATTTTTACATAATTCAAATCAGTTgggttcgaattatatacaAACACACGCGCACACTCATTCGAATCAGctggatattttttaataaatttattaaaattatactacaaaaaaaattattctatgcaaaataatttaaaaaatagctCAAAAGATGTtagaaatattataaaaatttgtaatgtcctaatgacttaggacattaaagaaatactctacatagtcaataataatttagaagttaaagaaaatatatttttatcatgtatttacctaaatcactagaatattacaaacttttatagtacttataacatcttttaagtcattttttttaaattattttgtatagaataaaatatattttttaattcgaattagtgtgtgcgtgtgtttgtgtataattcgaaccagcggattcgaattatgtagaaatggagttcgaatttAGCTGATTCGAACTACATATAAACGTGCATTGGTGGattcataaaataatttttggtttGGCTGATTCCTGTAATATTTGGCTCCCCTTGGCCTATTATTGTCATTTGCCCTtatttaaaagtaattaaaatattatttttttattttactaaccTTTTCATTGTATAAGACTATAAGAGTTTGATTTATATTATAAATCAATGAATAATAACTCAAATGGTATAATCTCTTTATACTTACTTAAGAGGTGGTAGATTTGAGTCTCTCTATTTTCgataaaaaaaagtttgatTTATAAGGAGTAATTCAGCAAAAATTATCATTGAATTATAAAATTggtaaattaaatattttctaaACTTGATACGATACAGAATATACAAAcacacaaatttaaaatttttataagacaTGGGACACGacatatatgtaaaatataaaatattttttagataaattgtattttgatgttttattgatattaaaatataaattaattttttaattatttttaatgtattttttaaattatatttaggTGTGTCTAAACGTgtccaaaaaataattttttactttttgttaAGACACGGTTAGATACAGACAGAGACGGATCCAGAAATATT includes:
- the LOC130960225 gene encoding uncharacterized protein LOC130960225, whose amino-acid sequence is MPLQFSTLLPFSLTFPPPTRERSRTCWPRGAFREWGEYEEAVKRKDLAGALKFLKTLETQNPIEPSTDASITESTRSRFRELELFGPQKDWEVLDTCLNADDMKLVANAYRFLKDRGFLPNFGKCRNIVLEGSRNITPDVLSSSTGLEVTKLAPKKWGLSPSSSTALVAFLGGVSFLISQGIDLRPNLAVILGLAFADSAFLGGTCLAQISSYWPPYRRRILIHEAGHLLTAYLMGCPIRGVILDPIVAMQMGIQGQAGTQFWDEKVASDLAEGRLEGTAFDRYCMVLFAGIAAEALVYGEAEGGENDENLFRNICLLLEPPLSIAEMSNQARWSVLQSYNLLKWHRAAHRAAVKALESGASLSVVIRRIEETLYSNK